The following DNA comes from Amycolatopsis albispora.
CCCGGCCAGCTCCGCCACGCATTCGTGCAGGGTGGTGCTCGCCGCGAGCATGCCGTCGACGTCACCGGCGGCGATCGCGGCCTCACCGTCGGCGCACAGCGCGCGCAACCTTCGCACCTCGTCCGCGCCGGCGTGCAGCGCGGCCAGCCGGGCCGCTTCGGCCGCCAGCACGGCCCTCACGGCCAGTAGCTGCTCCACCTCTTGCCCGCTCGAGTGCATGCGGAACCCCCACACGTTCGGGTGTGTGAACGACACTTTGGGTGAACCCTACCGGCGTCGCTCGGGTTCAGCCGCGCGACCAGGCCGCCCGCATCCACTGGAAGGCGATCACCACGGTCGCGATCACCGCGAGGATCAGCCCGAACCCCGGCCCACCGCCGACCGCGCCGCTGGCCTGCGAGGACTGCTGCGACCAGATCGCCAGCATGCCGTCCACCGAGGCGAACCAGCCGCCGATGGCGCAGGCCCACGCGACCCACCAGCGCCGGGTGATCAGCACGACCATCGAGCCGAGCACGCCGAACCCGGTCGAGGTGAGCGCGAACAGCTGCGGGATCGGCCCCGCCCGCCCGGCCAGCACCTGCCAGCCGACGTGCTCACCCGCCCACGGCAGCAGCATGCCCACGATCAGCACAAAAACCGCGATCGAGACCACCAGCGCGCGATGCCCGAGGTCGACCGTGCGCGACGCCTTGCGCACCACCTGGTCGACGTCCGCGCCCAGCTCGTCCACGGAATCCCGCGGCGGTTCCGAGGTGCTCACAGCGCGCACCCCCCGGTGGCCACGGGCTGCGGTGGCGGCGCGCCGATGCTCGGCAGGCCCAGGCTGACGCCGTTCGTCTTCGGCCGCAGCCCGGCTTCGGCGTTGTCACCGGCACGGGTGCGGCGGTGCGAAAGCAGCTCGCCGTCGGCCACCAGGTGGTGCGGCGCGCCGTAGGTGATCACGGTCTCCACCACGTCCCCCGGCCGCACGTTCAGCTCACCCGGGGTGAAGTGCACCAGCCTGCCGTCGCGGGCGCGCCCGCTCATCCGCAGCGTCTCCGCGTCCTTGCGCCCTTCACCGGCCGCGACCAGCAGCTCGACCTTCCGCCCGACCAGCTTCTTGTTCTCCTCCCACGCCACCTCGTTCTGCAGCGCGACCAGGCGGTCGTAGCGCTCCTGCACGACCTCCTTCGGCAGCTGCCCCGGCATTTCGGCGGCCGGCGTGCCGGGGCGCTTCGAGTACTGGAAGGTGAACGCGCTGGAGAACCGCGCCTGGCGGACCACGTCGAGCGTGGCCTGGAAGTCCTCTTCGGTCTCCCCGGGGAAACCGACGATGATGTCGGTGGTGATCGCCGCCTCCGGCATGACCGCGCGCACCTTGTCCAAAATGGACAGGAACCGGGCCGACCGGTACGAGCGGCGCATTTCCTTGAGCACCCGGTCCGAACCGGACTGCAGCGGCATGTGCAGCTGCGGGCAGACGTTCGGGGTCTCGGCCATCGCGTCGATCACGTCGTCGGTGAACGCGGCCGGGTGCGGTGAGGTGAACCGCACGCGCTCCAGGCCCTCGACCGACCCGCACGAGCGCAGCAGCTTCGAGAACGCGTCGCGCTCGCCGAACTCGACGCCGTAGGAGTTCACGTTCTGCCCGAGCAGGGTCACCTCGAGCACGCCCTCGGCGACCAGCGCCTCGACCTCGGCCAGGATCTCGCCCGGCCGCCGGTCGCGCTCCTTGCCCCGCAGCGACGGCACGATGCAGAAGGTGCAGGTGTTGTTGCAGCCCACCGAGATCGACACCCAGCCCGAGTACGCCGAGTCGCGGCGCGCGGGCAGCGTGGACGGGAAGGTCTCCAGCGACTCGAGGATCTCCACCTGCGCTTCGGCGTTGTGCCGCGCGCGCTCCAGCAGCGTCGGCAGCGAGCCGATGTTGTGCGTGCCGAACACGACGTCCACCCAGGGCGCCCGCTTGACGATCTCACCGCGGTCCTTCTGCGCCAGGCAGCCGCCGACGGCGATCTGCATGTCCGGCTTGGCGGTCTTGGCCGGGCGCAGGTGGCCGAGGGTGCCGTACAGCTTGTTGTCGGCGTTCTCCCGCACCGCGCAGGTGTTGAAGACCACCACGTCCGGCGCGTCGTCGGTGGCGGGCACGTAGCCCGCCGCCTCGAGCTGCCCGGCCAGGCGCTCGGAGTCGTGGACGTTCATCTGGCAGCCGAACGTGCGGATCTGGAAGGTGCGGGACACAAAAGCTCCTTAGGCGAATCTGGCTCCAGGGTAGGCCCCGCCGGTCACAGCCCGAGATGCAGGCGCAGCGCGGCGTCGAGGCGCTCCATCAGCGCGGGCGTCAGCTTGCCTGCCCGGCGGCCCACCCGCTCCACCGAAACCGACCTGACCTGCTCGGCCTGCGCCTTCGAATCCACCGCCAGCCCGCACTCGGCGGCGGGCAGCAGCACCTGGAACGGGAACACCCGGCGCACGTTCGAGGTCACCGGCACCACGGTCACCACCCCGCGGCCCAGCCGCCCGGCCATCACGTTCGCGCCGTCGTTGCTCACGATCACCGCCGGCCTGGTCTTGTTCGACTCGCTGCCCCGCGCGGGGTCGAGGTCGACCAGCCGGATCTCGGCCCGCCGCATCAGCGGGTCAGCACCCCGTCACCGGTGGCGGCGTCCCATTCGGCCTCGTCCCCGCGGGCGGCCCACTCGTCCCACGCGGCCCGGTAGTCGTCCTCCAGCTGGCTGGCCCGCAGCAGCTCCAGCGCGCGGTGGACCACCGCGGAGCGCGACGGAACGTGCGCCGCGGCGGCGTAGTGGTCGATGAAGGCCACGTCCTCGTCCGACAGGCTGACGCTCAATTTCATACCTCCCATGCTACTCGGGGTGCCACTGCGGCACTACCGGATCGTAACCGGGATGTACGACATTTCCGGTCGCCGAGCTGGCACCATCTGCGGGCGTGACAGCTCTGACACGGGTGACCGCCGCCGTGCTCCTGCTGCTCACCACGCTCACCGCCTGCGGGCCGGACTTCACCGGCACCAGGCTGCGGATCGCCGCCGGCAACGACCGGGGCGTCTACTACCAGCTCGCGCAGCCGCTGGCCGGGGCGTGGGCGGCCGGGCTGGAGATCGAACGGCCCGAGATCCAGCAGACCCGCGGCTCCCCCGACAACCTCGCCCGGCTGCGCGCGGGCACCGCCGACGTGGCGTTCAGCGCGGCCGACGTGGCCACCGACCCCAGCGGCGAGCCCAATCTCGCCGCGCTCGCCCGCATCTACGACGACTACCTGCACGTGGTGGTCCGCGCCGACTCGCCGGTCCGGTCGCTGGCCGACCTGCGCGGGCGGCGGGTGGCCATCGGCTCCCCCGAATCCGGGGTGGCGGTGATCGCGCAGTTGCTGCTCAACGCCAGCGGCCTCGGCGACCCCGGCTCGATGACCGTGCGCTACCTCGGCCTCGACGAGTCGCTCGGCGCGCTGGAACGCCAGGAGATCGATGCCTTCTTCTGGTCGGGCGGCCTGCCGACGAACTCGATCAGCACGCTGGCCAACCGGATCCCGCTGCGGCTGATCGACGTCGGCGAGGCGATGCCCGCGATGCGCCGGGCCAACCCGGTCTACCGCACGGCGACCATTCCCGGCTCCACCTACCCGCAGTCCGGCGGGCCGGTGACCACGCTGGTGGTGCCCAACTTCCTGGTGGTGCCGACGAGCATGTCCGACGACGTGGCCGAGGCGCTCACCCGCGGGCTGTTCGACGCGCGGCCCGAGCTGGCCAAGGCGAACACCGCCGCGCTGTCGATCGATCTGCGGCCCGCCATCGAAACCGCGCCGATGGCCCTGCACCCTGGCGCGCTGCGGTACTACCGCAACCTCAAGAATTAGCGGCGGGCAGCTCAACGGTGATCCGGAGCCCGCCGCCCGCTGGCAGGTCCAGCTTCAGCGAACCCCCGGACCTGGCCACGATTTCCGCCACGATGGACAGCCCCAGCCCGGACCCGGCCACGTTCTGGTGCGCGGTGCTGCGCCAGAACCGGTCGGTGGCCCGCTCCAGTTCCTCGGCACGCAGCCCCGGTCCGTGGTCCCGCACGGTCAGCCGCACCTTTTCGTCCACAGTGGACGTCCGCACGCAGACCGAGGTACCGGCGCCGGTGAACTTCAGCGCGTTGTCCAGCAAGGCGTCCAGCACCGCTTCCAGCCCGCGCGGCGGGGCGAGCGCGCGCACGCCGTCGGTCGAACCCTCCACGTCGAGGCTGACTTCGCGGGCCACCGCGACCACGTTCCAGTCCGCGGCCCGTTCCGCGACCACGGTGTCCACGTCGACCGCGACCAGCTCACCCGCTGACGCTTCCGCGCGCGCCATCGACAGCAGCCCGTCGAGCACCTGGTTGAGCCGGTCCGCTTCGGCGACCGCGGCCTCGCGGTGTTCCTCGGCTTCGGTGTCCACATGCCCTTCGAGATTCACCAACCGCAGCTTCAACGCGGTCAGCGGATTACGCAGCTGGTGCGACGCGTCGGCGACAAAAGCGCGTTGCGCGGCCAGTGCTTCCCCCACACTCGCCGCCATCATGTCGAACGAGCGGCCGAGCTGCTGCAGTTCGGCCGGCCCGCTCTCCTCGCCGACGCGGTCCACTTCCCGCCCGCTCACCACGGCCTCGACCAGGGACCCGGTGGCTTCGTCGAGCCGGCGCACCGGGCGCAGGATCCACCGCACCAGCGGCAGCGCGACCAGCAGCGCCAGGCAGAACGCGATCATGCCGACGGTGGCGATGAGCACCCACCACAGCATCACCTCCTGGCGTGCCTGCGCGGTCGGCGACTCGGTGACCACCACCCCGCGCACGTCACCGTCGATCAGCACCGGTTCGGCCAGCACCAGCGTGCCCTCGTCCCAGGGCACCAGCGTCGGCCCCGGCTCGGAGTGCCGCCCGGCCAGCGCCGACTGCACCTGCCCGGCGACCCTGGTGTCGGCCAGGTCGAGCCGGACCGCGCCGGGCACCGTGCCGGAGGTGACCGTGGGGCGGCCGTCCTGGTTGAGCACGGCCACCGCGATGCCGTACACCTCGGCGTACCGCCGCAGTTCGGCGGCGATGAGGTCGGGCTGCCCCTGGATCAGCGGCCGCTGCGCCAGCGAGGCGAACCGCGCGGTGTCGGTGAGCCGGTCCAGGAACAGCGTCTGCCCGGCGCTCCCGGCCACGCTCAGCGCCAGCGGCACACCGAGCCCGAACACGAGCAGCGCGACCAGCGAAAGCACCGTGGCCTGGAGCCGGACCCGCACTGCTCACTCCTCGTCTGGCCGCGCGCCCAGCCGGTAGCCGACCCCGCGCACCGTCTCGATCAGCTCGGCGCGGCCGAGCTTCGTTCGCAGGGTAGCGACATGGACGTCCAGTGAGCGGCTTTCCGCCTGCCCGCGCCTGCCCCACAGCTCGGTGAGCAGCCGGTCGCGCGAGCAGACCGCGCCGCCCTCGGCCGCGATCAGCTTCAGCACGCCGAATTCCTTGCGCGAGAGCGTGATCACCTCACCACCGGCGGTCACCTCGTGCCGGTCGAGGTCGATCACCACGTCGGCCACCTTGATCGCGCCGGTGGCCGCCCTGGCCGGTTCGCCGCGGCGGCGGCGCACCGCGTGCACCCTGGCCACCAGCTCGTCCACGTCGTACGGCTTGACCAGGTAGTCGTCGGCTCCCGAGCGCAGGCCGAGAATGCGGTCGTCGACCTCACCGCGAGCGGAAACCACGATGATCGCCACGTCGCTGATCTCGCGGATCCGCCAGCAGAGCACCATGCCGTCCACGTCCGGCAGGCCCAGGTCGAGCAGCACCACGTCGGCGTCGGCGATCCGGTCCAGCACCTCGGCGCCCGAGGCCAGGCGCCGGACCGACAGCCCGCGGCGCAGCAGCGCCGGCACCAGTGCGTCGGCCACCCTGTCGTCGTCCTCGACGAGCAGAACGCGCACGCCGGCTCCTTTCCGGTGGGTTGAGATCGATTTGAAACCCTAAGTGTTAGTCAAGCGGGCTTTACACCCTGACGGAGCAGAGTAAGTTTCCGCCATCGCCGACTCGTCATGCGCGAAAGGGCCCAGTCCAGACCTGCGACATGGGCCGTGTACGAGGTGTGACTAGAGTTACGGCAACCAAGAAGGACACCGCAGCTCGCCGCCTGGAGGCCAGATGACCACAGCGACGCCGGCGCCGCCGATGATCAAGGCGGCCGCCGTGAACAAGTTCTTCGGCGACCTGCACGTGCTGCGGGACATCGACTTCGAGGTGCCGCGCGGCCAGGTGGTGGTGGTGCTCGGGCCGTCGGGCTCCGGCAAGTCCACCCTGTGCCGGGCGATCAACCGGCTCGAGCCGATCAACTCCGGCGAGATCCACGTGGACGGCAAGCCGCTGCCCGCCGAGGGCAAGGCGCTGGCCGCGCTGCGCGCCGACGTCGGCATGGTCTTCCAGTCGTTCAACCTGTTCGCCCACAAGACCATCGTCGAGAACGTGATGCTGGCGCCGCAGAAGGTCCGCAAGGTCTCCTCGGCCGAGGCGCGCAAGACCGCGATGGAGCTGCTGGAGCGGGTCGGCATCGCCAACCAGGCCGACAAGTACCCGGCGCAGCTCTCCGGCGGCCAGCAGCAGCGCGTGGCCATCGCCAGGGCGCTGGCCATGCGGCCCAAGGTGATGCTGTTCGACGAGCCGACCTCCGCGCTGGACCCGGAAATGGTCCAGGAGGTGCTCGACGTGATGACCAGCCTGGCCGCCGACGGCATGACCATGCTGGTGGTCACCCACGAGATGGGCTTCGCGCGCCGCGCCGCGCACCGGGTGGTGTTCATGTCCGACGGCGAGATCGTCGAGGACACCACCCCCGACGAGTTCTTCACCAGCCCGAAGTCCGACCGCGCGAAGGACTTCCTCGGCAAGATCCTGACCCACTAGGAAGGAACCCAATCAGATGCGGTTGAGTCGAGTTCTGCGTACGAGCGCAGTCGTCGCGGTTGCGGGCCTCACGCTCGCCGCCTGTGGTGGCGGCGGGGAAAGCGGCAGCAAGAACCTGGTCGCGCGCGCCAAGGAAGACAAGAAGATCACCATCGGCATCAAGTTCGACCAGCCGGGGCTCGGGCTCCAGACGCAGGCGGGCAAGCCGGAGGGCTTCGACGTGGACGTGGCGAAGTACATCGCCAAGGAGCTGGGCGTCGAAGAGTCGGGGATCACCTGGAAGGAAGCCCAGTCCGCCGAGCGCGAGAACCTGATCGAGAAGGGTGACGTCGACTTCATCGTCGCCACCTACTCGATCACCGACAAGCGCAAGGAGAAGGTGGCCTTCGCCGGGCCGTACTTCGTCGCGGGCCAGGGCCTGCTGGTGCGCGCGGACAACACCGACATCACCGGCAACACCGCGCTCAACGGCAAGAAGCTGTGCTCGGTCAAGGGCTCCACCCCGGCCCAGAAGATCAAGGACGAGTACTCCAAGGACGCGCAGCTGCAGGAGTACGGCAAGTACTCCGACTGCATCACCGCGCTGGAGAACGGCAGCATCGACGCGGTCACCACCGACGACGTGATCCTGGCCGGTTTCGCGGCCAAGAGCCCGGGCAAGTTCAAGCTGGTCGGCGAGCCGTTCAGCAAGGAGAACTACGGGGTCGGCCTGAAGAAGGACGACGCCGAGAGCCGCACCGCGATCGCCAACGCGATCACCAAGATGCAGCAGGACGGCAGCTGGAAGAAGTCGCTGGAGGCCAACGTCGGCCCGTCGGGTTACAAGATCCCCGAGCCCTCGCCGGTGACCGAGAAGTAAGCACGAGCCTTCCCCTTCCCGAATGAAGAAGCACGGCGGCGCGCCGCGACCCGATCGCGGCGCGCCGTCCCATATCCGACGAGGAGTTTTCCGTGTTCGACTTCCTCGGTGACTACGACATCCTCGGTGCCTTCTGGACGACCATCCAGCTGGCGGTGCTCTCCGCCGTCGGCTCGCTGATCTGGGGCACGATCCTGGCCGGGATGCGGGTGAGCCCGGTCCCGATCATGCGGGGATTCGGCACCGCCTACGTCAACGTCGTGCGGAACACTCCGCTGACGGTGATCATCTTCTTCTGCTCCATCGGCCTGTCCTCCACGCTGGCCTTCAACCTGGCGCCGGAGAACTCGCCGACCTTCATCATCGACAACGGCTTCCGGCTCGCCGTCCTCGGTTTTGTGGCCTACACCTCGACCTTCGTCTGCGAGTCGCTGCGCTCGGGCATCAACACGGTCCCGGTCGGCCAGGCCGAGGCGGCCCGCGCGCTGGGGCTGAGCTTCTCCCAGGTGCTGCGGATCATCGTGCTGCCGCAGGCGTTCCGCTCGGTGATCGCGCCGCTGGCGAGCGTGCTGATCGCGCTGATCAAGAACACCACGGTGGCCAGCGTCATCGGTGTCGCCGAGGCCTCGCTGCTGATGGCGGAGATGATCGAGAACGAGAGTGACGCGATCATCCTGGTGTTCTCGGTGTTCGCACTCGGCTTTGTGCTCCTCACCCTGCCGGTCGGGCTGCTGCTCGGCTGGGTGGCGAAGAAAGTGGCGGTGAAACGATGAGCGGCGCCCCCTCTGTTCTCTACGACGCCCCCGGTCCGAAGGCCAAGGCGCGCAACATCATCTACACGGTGATCTTCGGGGCGATCCTGGTGCTGATCGCCTACCTGGTGATCGCCCAGCTCGCCGAGAAGAACCAGCTGGCAGGCGAGAAGTGGACGCCGTTCATCGAGAGCGGCACGTGGGTGACCTTCCTGCTGCCCGGCCTCGGCTACACCCTGCTGATCGCGGGACTGTCCATTGTGATCGCGCTGCCGGTCGGGGCCATCTTCGGCATCGCGCGGCTGTCCGACCACAAGTGGATCCGCACGGTGGCCGGGGTGATCGTGGAGTTCTTCCGCGCCATCCCGGTGCTGATCCTGATGATCTTCGCGAACGAGTTCTACTCGGAGTACACCGATGTGGACTCGGACAACCGGGTGCTCTTCGCCGCGGTGACCGGTCTGGTGCTGTACAACGCTTCCGTGCTCGCGGAAGTGGTGCGCGCCGGTATCCTGTCCCTCCCGAAGGGACAGACGGAGGCGGCGTCGGCGCTGGGGCTGCGCAAGACCCAGACGATGACCAACGTGCTGCTGCCGCAGGCGGTGGCCGCGATGCTGCCGGCGATCGTCAGCCAGCTGGTGGTCATCCTGAAGGACACCGCGCTGGCCGGTGGTGCGCTGTCGGTGCCGGACCTGCTGCGCCAGGCGAACGTGATCTCCGGGAACTTCGGCAACACCATTCCGACCTACATCGTCATCGGCGTCATCTACGTGGTGCTGAACTTCATCCTGACCAGCTTCGCTTCGTGGCTGCAGAAGAAGATGGCCCGCCGCAAGAAGACCCCGAAGGGCACCCAGCCCCTGATCGACGCACCCTCGCAGATCACCACGACCACGCAGGCCGGTGCCGCCGGCACCGGTGGCGGAATCTGACCCACCGCACGACGAAGGCCCTGCTCGCGCGCGAGCAGGGCCTTCGTGCTGGTCAGGAATCGTTGCGGCGGAACAGCTTGTTGCCCAGCCAGACGATCGGGTCGTACTTGCGGTCCGCCACGCGCTCCTTCATCGGGATCAGCGCGTTGTCGGTGATGTGGATGCCCTCCGGGCAGACCTCGGTGCAGCACTTGGTGATGTTGCAGTACCCGAGCCCGTGCTCCTCCTGCGCGGCGTCCCGGCGGTCGGCCACGTCCAGCGGGTGCATCTCCAGCTCCGCGATCCGCATCAGGTACCGCGGCCCGGCGAAGGCTTCCTTGTTCTCCTCGTGGTCACGCACCACGTGGCAGGTGTTCTGGCACAGGAAGCACTCGATGCACTTGCGGAACTCCTGCGAGCGCTCGACGTCCACCTGCTGCATGCGGTAGTCGCCGGGCTTCAGGTCCGCGGGCGGGGTGAACGACGGGATCTCGCGCGCCTTGGTGTAGTTGAAGGACACGTCGGTGACCAGGTCGCGGATCACCGGGAAGGTCCGCATCGGGGTCACCGTGATGACCTCGTCCTCGTCGAACACCGACATCCGCGTCATGCACAGCAGGCGCGGACGGCCGTTGATCTCCGCCGAGCACGAGCCGCACTTGCCCGCCTTGCAGTTCCACCGCACCGCCAGGTCCGGCGCCTGGGTGGCCTGCAGGCGGTGGATGATGTCGAGCACGACCTCACCCTCGTTCACCTCGACGGTGTAGTCCTGCAGCTCACCGTCGGTGTCGTCGCCGCGCCAGACCCGGAAGCTCGCCTTGTACCCCATCTCAGGCCTGCCTTCCCGGGTGCGTGGTCAGCTCTTCCTCGGTGTAGTACTTCTCCAGCTCGCTCAGCTCGAACAGCTCGAGCAGGTCCTGGCGCAGCGGCTCCTGCTGCTTCGGCGTCACCGTCACGCCCGGCACCACGTCGTCGCCGTCGGCCACCTGGCACACCAGCAACCGGTTGCGCCACTGGGCATCCATCTGCGGGTGGTCGTCACGGGTGTGCCCGCCGCGGCTTTCCGTGCGCATCAGCGCCGCCTTGGCCACGCATTCGCTGACCATCAGCATGTTCCGCAGGTCCAGCGCCAGGTGCCAGCCGGGGTTGAACTGCCGGTGCCCCTCCACCACGACCTGGTGCACGCGCTGCTTGATCTCGGCGAGCTTGGCCAGCGCCTGCTCGATCTCCTCGGCCTTGCGAATGATGCCGACCAGGTCGTTCATCGACTGCTGGAGCTCGGTGTGCAGGGTGTACGGGTTTTCCTCGACCCCGTTCGCCGGCGGGTCGAACGGTGCCACCGCCATCTTCGCCGCGGCGTCGACGCGCTCCTGCGACACCACCGGCCGTCGCTCCAGACCCTCCACATAGGACGCCGCGCCGAGGCCCGCCCGCCTGCCGAAGACCAGCAGGTCCGACAGCGAGTTCCCGCCGAGCCGGTTCGAGCCGTGCATGCCGCCGGAGCACTCGCCCGCGGCGAACAGGCCGGGCACCACCGAAGCCGCGGTGTCCGGGTCGACCTCGATGCCGCCCATCACGTAGTGGCAGGTCGGGCCGACCTCCATCGGCTCGGCGGTGATGTCCACATCGGCCAGTTCCTTGAACTGGTGGTACATCGAGGGCAGCCGCTTGCGGATCTCCTCGGCGGGCAGCCTGCTGGCGATGTCCAGGAACACCCCGCCGTGCGGGGACCCCCGGCCCGCCTTGACCTCGGAGTTGATCGCCCGCGCCACCTCGTCGCGCGGCAGCAGGTCCGGGGTGCGCCGGTTCTCCTCCTGGTTGGTGTACCAGCGATCGGCCTCGTCCTCGTTGTCCGCGTACTGCCCCTTGAACACGTCGGGGATGTACTCGAACATGAAGCGCTTGTCGTCGGAGTTCTTCAGCACCCCGCCGTCACCGCGCACGCCCTCGGTGACCAGGATGCCCTTCACGCTCGGCGGCCAGACCATGCCGGTCGGGTGGAACTGGACGAACTCCATGTTGATCAGCGTCGCCCCGGCACGCAGCGCCAGCGCGTGACCGTCCCCGGTGTACTCCCAGGAGTTCGAGGTGACCTTGAACGATTTGCCGATGCCGCCGGTGGCCAGCACCACGGCCGGTGTCTCGAACAACACGAACCGGCCGCTCTCGCGGTAGTAACCGAACGCCCCGGCGATCCGGTCGCCGTCCTTGATCAGCTCGGTGATCGTGCACTCGGCGAACACCTTGATCTTCGCCTCGTAGTCGCCGTGCTCGGCGAAGTCCTCCTGCTGCAGCGAAACGATCTTCTGCTGCATGGTGCGGATCAGCTCGAGCCCGGTGCGGTCACCGACGTGCGCCAGCCGCGGATAGGTGTGCCCGCCGAAGTTCCGCTGGCTGATCCGGCCGTCGGCGGTGCGGTCGAATAACGCGCCGTAAGTCTCCAGCTCCCAGACGCGGTCCGGCGCCTCCCGCGCGTGCAGTTCGGCCATGCGCCAGTTGTTCAGGAACTTGCCGCCGCGCATGGTGTCGCGGAAGTGCACCTGCCAGTTGTCCCGCTCGTTCGCGTTGCCCATCGACGCCGCGCAGCCGCCTTCGGCCA
Coding sequences within:
- a CDS encoding type II toxin-antitoxin system PemK/MazF family toxin, translated to MRRAEIRLVDLDPARGSESNKTRPAVIVSNDGANVMAGRLGRGVVTVVPVTSNVRRVFPFQVLLPAAECGLAVDSKAQAEQVRSVSVERVGRRAGKLTPALMERLDAALRLHLGL
- a CDS encoding response regulator transcription factor — encoded protein: MRVLLVEDDDRVADALVPALLRRGLSVRRLASGAEVLDRIADADVVLLDLGLPDVDGMVLCWRIREISDVAIIVVSARGEVDDRILGLRSGADDYLVKPYDVDELVARVHAVRRRRGEPARAATGAIKVADVVIDLDRHEVTAGGEVITLSRKEFGVLKLIAAEGGAVCSRDRLLTELWGRRGQAESRSLDVHVATLRTKLGRAELIETVRGVGYRLGARPDEE
- a CDS encoding sensor histidine kinase, which produces MRVRLQATVLSLVALLVFGLGVPLALSVAGSAGQTLFLDRLTDTARFASLAQRPLIQGQPDLIAAELRRYAEVYGIAVAVLNQDGRPTVTSGTVPGAVRLDLADTRVAGQVQSALAGRHSEPGPTLVPWDEGTLVLAEPVLIDGDVRGVVVTESPTAQARQEVMLWWVLIATVGMIAFCLALLVALPLVRWILRPVRRLDEATGSLVEAVVSGREVDRVGEESGPAELQQLGRSFDMMAASVGEALAAQRAFVADASHQLRNPLTALKLRLVNLEGHVDTEAEEHREAAVAEADRLNQVLDGLLSMARAEASAGELVAVDVDTVVAERAADWNVVAVAREVSLDVEGSTDGVRALAPPRGLEAVLDALLDNALKFTGAGTSVCVRTSTVDEKVRLTVRDHGPGLRAEELERATDRFWRSTAHQNVAGSGLGLSIVAEIVARSGGSLKLDLPAGGGLRITVELPAANS
- a CDS encoding TAXI family TRAP transporter solute-binding subunit: MTALTRVTAAVLLLLTTLTACGPDFTGTRLRIAAGNDRGVYYQLAQPLAGAWAAGLEIERPEIQQTRGSPDNLARLRAGTADVAFSAADVATDPSGEPNLAALARIYDDYLHVVVRADSPVRSLADLRGRRVAIGSPESGVAVIAQLLLNASGLGDPGSMTVRYLGLDESLGALERQEIDAFFWSGGLPTNSISTLANRIPLRLIDVGEAMPAMRRANPVYRTATIPGSTYPQSGGPVTTLVVPNFLVVPTSMSDDVAEALTRGLFDARPELAKANTAALSIDLRPAIETAPMALHPGALRYYRNLKN
- a CDS encoding succinate dehydrogenase/fumarate reductase iron-sulfur subunit is translated as MGYKASFRVWRGDDTDGELQDYTVEVNEGEVVLDIIHRLQATQAPDLAVRWNCKAGKCGSCSAEINGRPRLLCMTRMSVFDEDEVITVTPMRTFPVIRDLVTDVSFNYTKAREIPSFTPPADLKPGDYRMQQVDVERSQEFRKCIECFLCQNTCHVVRDHEENKEAFAGPRYLMRIAELEMHPLDVADRRDAAQEEHGLGYCNITKCCTEVCPEGIHITDNALIPMKERVADRKYDPIVWLGNKLFRRNDS
- a CDS encoding ribbon-helix-helix protein, CopG family, which gives rise to MKLSVSLSDEDVAFIDHYAAAAHVPSRSAVVHRALELLRASQLEDDYRAAWDEWAARGDEAEWDAATGDGVLTR
- a CDS encoding amino acid ABC transporter ATP-binding protein — encoded protein: MIKAAAVNKFFGDLHVLRDIDFEVPRGQVVVVLGPSGSGKSTLCRAINRLEPINSGEIHVDGKPLPAEGKALAALRADVGMVFQSFNLFAHKTIVENVMLAPQKVRKVSSAEARKTAMELLERVGIANQADKYPAQLSGGQQQRVAIARALAMRPKVMLFDEPTSALDPEMVQEVLDVMTSLAADGMTMLVVTHEMGFARRAAHRVVFMSDGEIVEDTTPDEFFTSPKSDRAKDFLGKILTH
- the miaB gene encoding tRNA (N6-isopentenyl adenosine(37)-C2)-methylthiotransferase MiaB; translated protein: MNVHDSERLAGQLEAAGYVPATDDAPDVVVFNTCAVRENADNKLYGTLGHLRPAKTAKPDMQIAVGGCLAQKDRGEIVKRAPWVDVVFGTHNIGSLPTLLERARHNAEAQVEILESLETFPSTLPARRDSAYSGWVSISVGCNNTCTFCIVPSLRGKERDRRPGEILAEVEALVAEGVLEVTLLGQNVNSYGVEFGERDAFSKLLRSCGSVEGLERVRFTSPHPAAFTDDVIDAMAETPNVCPQLHMPLQSGSDRVLKEMRRSYRSARFLSILDKVRAVMPEAAITTDIIVGFPGETEEDFQATLDVVRQARFSSAFTFQYSKRPGTPAAEMPGQLPKEVVQERYDRLVALQNEVAWEENKKLVGRKVELLVAAGEGRKDAETLRMSGRARDGRLVHFTPGELNVRPGDVVETVITYGAPHHLVADGELLSHRRTRAGDNAEAGLRPKTNGVSLGLPSIGAPPPQPVATGGCAL
- a CDS encoding amino acid ABC transporter permease, coding for MFDFLGDYDILGAFWTTIQLAVLSAVGSLIWGTILAGMRVSPVPIMRGFGTAYVNVVRNTPLTVIIFFCSIGLSSTLAFNLAPENSPTFIIDNGFRLAVLGFVAYTSTFVCESLRSGINTVPVGQAEAARALGLSFSQVLRIIVLPQAFRSVIAPLASVLIALIKNTTVASVIGVAEASLLMAEMIENESDAIILVFSVFALGFVLLTLPVGLLLGWVAKKVAVKR
- a CDS encoding glutamate ABC transporter substrate-binding protein produces the protein MRLSRVLRTSAVVAVAGLTLAACGGGGESGSKNLVARAKEDKKITIGIKFDQPGLGLQTQAGKPEGFDVDVAKYIAKELGVEESGITWKEAQSAERENLIEKGDVDFIVATYSITDKRKEKVAFAGPYFVAGQGLLVRADNTDITGNTALNGKKLCSVKGSTPAQKIKDEYSKDAQLQEYGKYSDCITALENGSIDAVTTDDVILAGFAAKSPGKFKLVGEPFSKENYGVGLKKDDAESRTAIANAITKMQQDGSWKKSLEANVGPSGYKIPEPSPVTEK
- a CDS encoding amino acid ABC transporter permease translates to MSGAPSVLYDAPGPKAKARNIIYTVIFGAILVLIAYLVIAQLAEKNQLAGEKWTPFIESGTWVTFLLPGLGYTLLIAGLSIVIALPVGAIFGIARLSDHKWIRTVAGVIVEFFRAIPVLILMIFANEFYSEYTDVDSDNRVLFAAVTGLVLYNASVLAEVVRAGILSLPKGQTEAASALGLRKTQTMTNVLLPQAVAAMLPAIVSQLVVILKDTALAGGALSVPDLLRQANVISGNFGNTIPTYIVIGVIYVVLNFILTSFASWLQKKMARRKKTPKGTQPLIDAPSQITTTTQAGAAGTGGGI